The nucleotide sequence TCATTTCTTTGATGAAGGTACCTTTATTCAGCTTTCCTTTAGAAATATTTCCCAATTTCTGCTCCCATTGTGCCGTAAGAGCAGGAGACTTTAATTCTTCCGGCACTAGGTCTAATAACTGCTTACCCTTAGAGGTTATGAATATGTCTTTTCCCCTCTTCTCAATTAGAAAGCTGTTAAAGAGTTTCTCAATAATATCCGCTCTGGTGGCTACAGTACCGATTCCGCCGGCTTCCCCAATGGTCTTTATCAGCTCTTTGCTCTCGCCCTGCATATATTTAACCGGATTTTCCATGGCAGAAAGTAATGTAGCTTCATTGAAAGGAGCAGGCGGCTTTGTCTCACCCTTAGTTTGAACTATTGAAGTCACTTCAAGTATGTCACCCTTATTAAGCTCCGGCAAAGTTTGCTCTGCTAGCTCTTCAGATTCATCCTCATCAAAGCTGTCTTCGTAGACTTCCTTCCAGCCCAAGGACAATACCCTCTTTCCTCTGGCCATAAAGGACTCTTCCCCTATCTTTGCTCTCAGGGTAGTTTGCTCATATTCAAAGGGAGGATATAGCACAGCTAAAAAACGCTTTACCACAAGGTCATAGATCTTTCTTTCCTTATCGCTGAGCAGGCTTAAGGATATGGTCTGCTCCGTGGGTATTATGGCGTGATGATCTGATACCTTGCTGTCATCTACAAAGGATTTATTAGCCTTTATAGGACTTTTCATAAGCTTCATGGCTGCCTTTGAGTAAGGTCCAACACCACAGGCTTTTATTCTGTCCTTTAGTGTATCTACAATATCTGAGGACAAATACCTGGAATCCGTTCGCGGATAGGTAAGCACCTTATAATTCTCATATAATCTCTGCATTATGGACAAAGTCTCCTTAGCAGAGTATCCAAAGAACTTATTTGCATCTCTCTGAAGCTCTGTCAAATCGTAAAGCTGCGGAGCAAAACTCTTTTTAGCTGTCTTCTCAATATCTACAAGCTGAACATCTTTATTCTTTATATTTTTTAAAATGATATCTATTTTTTCTTTATCAAAGCTCTTTATATCCTTAGACTTGGCATCTTGCCAGGTAAACTTAATGCCCTGGGCCACTGCTGTTATGCCATAGTAGGTTTTGGGCTTGAAGTTTCTGATCTCTTCTTCCCTGGCAGCTATCATAGCCAAGGTTGGTGTCTGTACCCTTCCACAGGACAATTGAGCATTGTACTTTGTAGTCAGGGCTCTGGTAGCATTTATGCCCACTATCCAGTCCGCTTCAGCACGGGCTACTGCAGAGTGATATAAGTTTTCATATTCTCTGCCATCTTTAAGCTTATTAAAGCCCTCTTTTATAGCCTTATCCGTAACGGAAGATATCCATAGACGCTTTATGGGCTTTCTCACATTAGCCTTTTCAATAATCCATCTGGCCA is from Clostridium thermarum and encodes:
- a CDS encoding DNA topoisomerase III, with the protein product MSKILVLAEKPSVGRDIARVLKCSKGGNGYLEGDKYIVTWALGHLVTLADPEQYDDKYKAWKLEDLPMLPSPLKLVVTKQSGKQFNVVKEQLNRKDVDSIVIATDAGREGELVARWIIEKANVRKPIKRLWISSVTDKAIKEGFNKLKDGREYENLYHSAVARAEADWIVGINATRALTTKYNAQLSCGRVQTPTLAMIAAREEEIRNFKPKTYYGITAVAQGIKFTWQDAKSKDIKSFDKEKIDIILKNIKNKDVQLVDIEKTAKKSFAPQLYDLTELQRDANKFFGYSAKETLSIMQRLYENYKVLTYPRTDSRYLSSDIVDTLKDRIKACGVGPYSKAAMKLMKSPIKANKSFVDDSKVSDHHAIIPTEQTISLSLLSDKERKIYDLVVKRFLAVLYPPFEYEQTTLRAKIGEESFMARGKRVLSLGWKEVYEDSFDEDESEELAEQTLPELNKGDILEVTSIVQTKGETKPPAPFNEATLLSAMENPVKYMQGESKELIKTIGEAGGIGTVATRADIIEKLFNSFLIEKRGKDIFITSKGKQLLDLVPEELKSPALTAQWEQKLGNISKGKLNKGTFIKEMREYAKEIVEDIKNSGEKFRHDNMTREKCPECGKYLLEVKGKKGKLLVCQDRECGYRKGISQITNARCPNCHKKLELRGEGDSRIFVCSCGYREKLSAFNERKKNESNTVSKKEVARYLRQQSKQEDIGNNALAEALAKLNLK